The nucleotide sequence CCCGTCTCATCGACAGTAGTTAACAGTTAATCCACACTGTGCCATTATCAGTCACACCTATCGACCTTCAGCTCCACAAAAACGACTTTTAGGGGGCAGGCATAGCAGCGGAGAAGAGACCGGAGAGTGGTCTGCGTCCACTCAGTAGTACTAATTGTTTAACCATTTTCACGTCGGCTTCTCCAGAGACGTCCAGACGGGCACGTACTACGTAGGCGCGCATGCAGGGCGGCAGAAAGGCgaccgaggcgaggcgaggcgacggagaTCACGACGCATTATTTTGGTGTCGTGTTGAGATCTGCGAATGACCAATCGGATGGACGTGAGGCTCTGATCTGACGACGGACTTGACCACTCGATTTTCATTTCGGGAGGGGAGGCAGacaggcatgcatgcatgcatgcagtgatTATGATGCACGGCAGTGACCTACCTATGCTGCCTGCCTGCTGCCTTGCCTGTGGCTGCCAGGGGGCATCGTGCTTTACGGGAACCCAACACCAGAAACCTGCTCGTCTCCGTGACGTGATCGATCAAGCCTACTGTCACGTAGTAGCGGCTGTTTCCGTTAGTTCTGTCTTTGTTTTTGTTGATCCCCATTCCcgtcattttttatatttttttcgcaTAATTTGTATTACTTTTGTAAAAGAATGTTGAAACCCCTGTCACCGTATCATCGCGCCGAACACAGTTAATTTTAGTATAGTTGATGCAGGGCGACAAAGCCGAAAACATCAATAAACAGATAGAAAAACATAGCCAACCACGAGTGAATCGTTATAAGACATTACCTCCCAAAAAAAAAGAATCATTATAAGATATCAAATTAAGACGTATGGCTAGGTTAACTTCCTCCATAGCAACTACTCAAAGAGGAATAACCACCCTCGTATTGTCGTAGCCACATCCAAATGAAATGTCCTGCATAAGGATTTTCATCCGGACCACCAAAACCAACCAAGGAAGGCTAGCAAAAGAGTAAGGCGACAACACCTTCAACAAGGCAGCAATGCAAGTTCGTGGCTGCTGAGCTTGGCCAGAAGGCCAAGACAATTCTCGTCCCAAACATGAAGCGGTGCTCCAGTCACCATCTTGTTGCCGAATCTTCCTATGGTTACATCGAGCCACCGATCAATACTGCCAAAATGACACTAGAAGTTAAGTAGGATGACTTTCCATCATAGAACACCGCCACAACCATCGGGGGCCGCCCATGTCATGGTATTAGGAACGCCGTCTTCTGTAGCCCCACCAACGATGTTGTGCGCGGCAAGATGCCCCTTGTGGCGAATCCGGACACCGCCGTTGTCAACATGTTGTTCTTGCAGTCCGGAAAGATAGTGCCAGCAACGCGCCACGGGTTAAAACCGACATGCCGTCCTAGGCTAGCTAGCTGTCGTTGTCCGAAGATGAAGCCTTCGGCTCCAATGGGATCATGGACACCTCTCCAGCCACGGGACCCCGCCGCCACGGCATTCGTCGGCGGTAACAAAGATGAGGAAAGAGGCGAGGATAGCAGAGAGGAGCGACCTGTGGCCTGGTTGGCGCCGGCGCAAGAAACTTCCTTGGATGGATGTGCTTGTGGGAAAGAATTGCTATGTGTTGTAGGAACAATGATTTCGATTGGAAATTTATGAGGAATTTCTGCATATGTGATCGGTGGTTTAACTCCCAACCTTATAGTGCGCGATGAACAGTATAATTCCAAAAAGAAAAATGGTCAGTACGAAAAAGTAGATGTACATCGCTGACATGCCTCCGTTGCCTTGCTAGGAGTACTACAAGTCTTCAGCTGCGTGCGCCTGACCAAAACCCCAAAATACTGTACACAAAGAAGTCACCTCAGGATCTAGGGAATGCCTCTTTGTTTTTCAAAGTTCAAAAAAGAAGAACTTCACACGACCGAGATCATTTCCCGTATATACATACTCCTACAAAATCCAAGCCAAGGCCGAAGAAAAGTTCCATTCTACTCAAATTTGACTCCTCTACTGCATGGACCAAAGCTTTGACCCCCGAATCTCGAGGTCACGCATTTCCTACCGTCCTTGGAGTAGTACAAACAAGCTGGCATGCGGTTCAAGATCTAGGTCTTGGTGAACTAAAGATATGACTTCACAGCACTTCAGGAGTAAAGAAATGGCTCTTGACCAATGGTCGATCAGTGTGCAAGTGTAGCTAATTAGGGGTTGGAACTTGGACCTCACATAGCTGCTTCGGCAATGACGCTAAAAGAAATCCCATTAGGCCACTAATCAACTCCGGCAGGAATACCTTTGCTAGAGGGACCACACGGCATGCACATAGCACAACGTATGAAAAAACCCTGCGGTTTCAGATGCTTTAGAATACTTCCACCTTAAACATATTTATAGAAAAGCTGTCGCGCAGCTGCGAATAAGTTATCAGTTTGCTCTCGTTCCATGAAACCTCATTTGTCGACGACGTATAATTTAGTTTCACAAGGTGTACTTTCATCGTTGGAAAGAAAAAACTAGTACCGACATGTTATTTCTAACGTATCTTCTTGGCTGTATAATAATATCATGATTTGTTGCATTGTTTTCCACACCCGTCGCTGTTTTCTATGATCCTCATGCACGCACTCAAATTTATTAATTCACGTGTATTATTAAACTCGCCTATATAGCCAACTTGCGTATAAAACCCATTGATCGAACGTAAAAGCCGCGGCTATAAATCTGTGCCCGGCTAAACCAAGCATATAAAGCCCATGGATTGAACCTAAAAGCCATGGCTATAAATCCACGCACATAAAACCCTTGGATCGAACCTAAAAAACCTGCGGCTATAAACCGGTCATTGGTTAACCCAAACACATATTGCGTGCAAGAAGCAATACACATGATGAGACGAGGGGGTGGTTATGATTTGCTTTTTTCTTGCCCCCTTTACTGTGATTTGTGAACATATCATGTCAGCTGAGCCGAGGCAGCAAAACActccacacacacagagagagaaaaACAAAGTACAAAACACAGAAAAGCATCCAACACAGCAGCTctttctctctccccctctctctaccCCGCTAGGCTCCCCCTCTTTTTTCCCTGCGGCCATGCACCCATCCCTTTTCAAGCTTTCCCTGTACTTTTTTCCCTGCCTCCGCCCGCCCGTCCATCCGTCCGTCCATCCATCCCCTACAAAAGGTGAATGAAAGGCCCTGCGCCCAGTCACCCCTCCCTACCTCCCTCACAGAGGGAATTGCACAAACCACCGCTTATTGGGGCTGGTGTTGCACAAAACACCTACTATACGAGTTTGTTGCGGAAAATACCACATATTGGTGTAATACGTTGCAGATAGGTCTAATCTAGTATTTGGATGCATTCACATAATTACTGACAAATGGGTCCCGCTTCTAAGTGCACGCGTGACAATAAAACCCGGCCACATCAGCCAATGTATATTAGACCAAGAAGTGAAAAGACCAGAGTTAAAAAAACAGCTTAATAAGTGGGCTGGAAGCCGACTCACAAAAATAGATGGGCTGAAAGCCGATGTCGATGAAACAAGACACAACCATCTCATACATAGTGGCTCGAGCAAAGAGGGACGtagatttttagagcacttgcacccATGCCTTGCTATCCTGGTCCTCCAATATTGCTTTAAGATCTGTGCGAGACAACTAAATTTGTATATGCATTTTTTCTCTTTTTCGTTTCTCTCATATAGAACATGttttgaacttcaaactttgcagcgCAGCAAAACTTACTAACTATAATGTGAgataaaaatttcagaatttttcgtcCAACATAAATACTAAAAAAAATATATTAATCAAATAAAACTTATTTTTTATATTTATGTTGGGCGGAAAAATCTAAAAAAACTATCCTAGATTTTAGCTAGAAAGCTTTACTGTTCTGCAAAGGTTTTAACTTGAAGACTTTACTGTTCTGCAAAGGTTTTAACTTGAAGACATGTTCTATGTgatagaaacaaaaaagagaaatgtacTTGCATGGATCTTGATACGAAGAATGGATGGCTAGATAAGAGGGGCCTAGGTGTAGGTGCTCTAAAATATATTTTCGGAGCAGAGAGGAACGACCTAGCACAGAGTTTCCGCATAGGAACAGCAGGCGGCGGCGACCATCCCATCAGTGGTGATGGAGCCGTTACCCAATCATCGGGTAAGCACCCCCCTCTCACCTGAGCTATGCTCGTCTTCTCCCCTATCTTCCTAGGTCTTCTTCTCCCTCATGAAACCCTTacatttttggggataaattttgCCGTTAATCGACATATTTTTGTTTAGGATCCTATTTTTTGGGACGTTTGTGTTGTTATTACTTAGGTTCTGCGCTTGATTTTGACATGTGTTTAAGGCCTTGTCCCTTGTGTCGGTATAAATTTTGTTTCAGCAACATATCTGATTATTATCCTTTATCCAACTTTCATGCCAGCTACTTGATGCTAAAATCTAATGGGAACAATATCTACCATGTTTTTGTGTTGGTGATCTCATGCCGAACTTGCTTCATTTAAATTTGGGTTCAAAAGTTAACAATTTTAGAAAAGTgtgaatttttttgacattttcagaaAAATGTGAAATAATTTCAGTAAATACTACATATATTCAATACTAATCTAGGAAAGTTTCGGCTCAACTGGACCACAGGTTTTGGAGATAATGACAGTCTAATATGTTGGCTGATGTGGCCGGTTTTATTGTCACATGTGCACTTACGAGCGGGACCCATTTGTCAGTAATTATGTCAATGCATCCAAATACTAGGTTAGACTTATCTGCAATGTATTACACCAATATGCGGTGTTTTCCGCAACAAACCCGTATAGTAGGTGTTTTGCGCAACACCAGCCCCAATAAGTGGTGGTTTGTGCAATTTCCTCCTCCCTCACATGTCCGTCCTCCGAACCCAACCCAAGTGAAGTGCACCtctcctccttggcggtggtgaaAGGAAGAAAGCCCCCGTCCGGTTCATCGATCCCCTAGAAAAGAGCAAACCGAGCCCCGAACAGGCAAAAGAAACGCCACGCTAGGGGCGCGGAGCGGCCAGCGCCGAGCACCAAACGGAAAGGAAGGAatcctttcctcctcctcctcctctctctttcttcCTTCCATTCGCActcaggggctgtttggttcccagccacaatttgccaagccaaaatttggtAGCCACAGTTTGCCAAGCATGTGTttgatttttgccacactttggcttgccacactttattgcccctatggcccaTTTGTTAAAGAGACAATTTTTTTACCAACTTTTGTCAAAGTTTGGCGTCCAATTTCTTAGCCACACTTGTGTGGCTTGCCATACTTGTGTggctagccacactttggcttggtcACACTAATCTCCAACCAAACAgaccctcactctctctctctctgccctcgCCACCAACTCCGCTTCTTCCCTACCACGCTGACGCAGCAGCCAGCAGCGCTGGTTTCCTTCCTCCCTCCGTCCCGTCCTCGCTCGCTCTCTTTCTCTGCATCGCAGGCGTACCGAAAATAACTCTGGTACTCTGGTGGCGGAGTGGTAAAACCTAAAGCGGGCGAGCGAGTGAACAGtggaggcagcggcagcggcaggggTGGAGGTGAGGTGGTTCCCTCTCCGCCCGCCCGTCTCGGCAATTATTGCCACCTTTGGAGTTTGGAGTCCTCCAATAGGAGTCTCCTCCTGTGTTGTCTGCAACCACtgtcctccccctccctcccccctcatCGCCCTCTCTCTCCGCCCATCTCCAACTCTCTCTCATCGGGGTTGGTGCTGCCGCtgaggctagctctcctcttcttcaCTCACTCTCCACTGTTCTCTTCCTTGTCCGCCCGCCCATCCGTCCTCCGTCCTCGCTTTAAAGCTCAGACCGCCCCGGCAAGCAAGCTAGCAGTAGCACTAGaccagtagcagcagcagctcacttcctcctctcctctcctctccctggtggtggtggtggtggtgggtggtcTGGCTCCGCCATACTTAATTGCATGCTCCTGCTTTGATCTCTCCGTCCGTCCCGCGAGCCGCATCGATCCGTCGATCTCACTTTTCTCTCCCGTCCTCCCAAGCTCTTGCTTCCAATCAACTCCTCTTGCTGGTGCGGTGCTTACTGtactctctccctcttcctcttcctaggCGAGGACCGAGGAGAGGGGTGGGCGGTTCTTGTCTGCGTACGGCCCAGAAAGCCTTTTTAAGCCCCGCCATTTCTTGATCGTCGCCGGCACAAGCAAGCTCCCCGGGCCGGGCCGTGCAGGCGAGGAATTCTCTGAACACAGAGATACGTACTTGCGTACGTGTGTATTTGGCATGGATTCTTGGGAGCACAAGATGCCTTCGTGGGACCTCAGCACGGTGGTCGCGCcgagcggcggcgggggaggaggaggcggcggcgcgctggacCTGAAGCTCGGCGCGCCGACGAGCTGGAGGCCGgtcccggcggcggcggtggcatcggtgcagcagcagcagcagccgccgccgccttccgcggcgccggcgccggcgaagcGGGCCAGGGCGGGGCAGGGGCAGCAGACGGTGCCGCCGTGCTCCGTGGAGGGGTGCACGGCCGACCTGTCCCGGTGCCGCGAGTACCACCGCCGGCACAAGGTCTGCGAGGCGCACTCCAAgacgcccgtcgtcgccgtcgccggccagCAGCAGCGCTTCTGCCAGCAGTGCAGCAGGTACACCCGCTCCCTTTGTCCATTTCTCGGCCGTGCATTCCCTGCCGATTCGTTCCCCCCGACATCCATCCGTGATCCACGCTCCCTAACTTCGTGCGTCGGCAGCAGCAACATCTTTACTACTGTTACTGTCGCACGAGACGAGAGTTGCTGTGGTTTGTTCGAACTCCGGCGAAAAGCTCGCCGTCGTTACTGTAGTCCCAGCTAGCTGGATTAGTTCGTTCGTTCGGCGGGCGAACAAGAATTCGCTGTCAGCCGGAGCAGTTCCCTGTCGCTTTGCCCCATGATGGCTCGCTTGGCGCTAGCGATTAATCATCCGACATGCACCTCACCAAAAACCTCTGTTTGCTGCCCCCATCTGTCTCCCACTCACCGTAAAAATTTGAAACCCCACTTTGAAAAGCACACAAATCCATGTCAAAAAGTACGTATAATCACCATGGAAAACATCTGATCTGTACATCTACCTGAAAACAAAAGGAGAAGAGGAGAATTTAACCAACCCGGAGGGAGACTGATAAATTCCGGGCAGCGTCTGGTCCCGGACTGCGTCTGAAGGAGACAAGCGCACACGCGCCACCATTAAGGTGGTGTGGCGCGGCCCGACCCAgcccgtgcgccccccccccccccacaacgacCCGGCGCGCGCTCGCGCTGGCTGGAACTGGACCTTTCAGGTCGTCGTTCTCATGGCTGCTGCTCCATTCGTCCTCCCCAACGGCCGCGTCCCTGTCCTCCACCGCAacctgtcgccgccgcccgttGGCGCGACGCGCCGCACGATTTCCACATCCTCGGTGGttttcaaacagagaattcctCCCGTATGCTTCTAGAAGACAGGGATCGAGGATCTCAAAGGTCAGCCGTGATGTGGCCGTGTAATTAGGTTTTAGTAGTAAGATTCTTGCTTGAAGGTTACGGGTGTAATTAAGCTCGTGTGCAGAGAAGCTTGGGAAATTGGGGCGTGTGTCTCCATTTCCATGTGCTTGATTTGGCCTGGATCTGTGGCATGTGGTTCGAGCATTTGACCGGATCTATGTTCTTGTTTTTCTACAACTTCGTTGATTGCTTTTTTTCATGCAAATTTTCGATCTGTATCTTGAGAAGTCATTTTGATCGGAGGAAACTGTTGTTTGCAGGTTCCATTTGCTCGGGGAGTTCGACGAGGTGAAGAGGAGCTGCAGGAAGCGGCTCGACGGCCACAACCGCCGCCGCCGGAAGCCGCAGCCGGATCCCCTCAACCCTGCCGGCTTGTTCGCTAATCACCACGGTACTCCGTCAATCTCTAATATTCATATTTCCTGTTAATAGCCTTCTTACACCACGTGGAAACGATGCATGCGGCCTAGAAAGTATTGCCTCTGTAACAAAATGTAAGACATTTCTTATGCCATTTTCAAaaccaaaaaatgtcttacattttggTACAAATGgagtactccttccgtcccatgaatattatgggacggagggagtagattgtaaGATCTAGGAGCTGCAATGAGCAGGAAAGTTGAGATTTTTGGCACTCCCATTTTGTCGGAAACAAGAGAAAAATGTGATCCATCATGTGCTCCTAGTTAATTACtccccccgtcccataatataagagcgtttttgacaccacACTATTGGCAAAAATGcttttatattatggaacggaggagtATAATTTTATTCTGAACTTTATCCTCATTTTGTTTATTTAGACCGTTTAGAGTGTTTCCCCTTTCAGTTGACTGCTAGTACTATCCAGAAAAACACTTCACACGTGCTTGCTGAGTAAGTAGCACAAACTTTTCTTCTTTCCGAAAAGGATGGGAACAGGAGGCTTGACTATCAGTATGAACATCTTGCTGGTGTAGCAGACCAAGATAGGTTTTCAGTCTTTGGCTGGCATCATTTCCAGGAACTTCCTGTGGGATCCAAAGCAAGGGAATATCTAGGCCTGAAGTTTCTTCTGAACTTTCTGCCCTGATACAGCCGGTATTCATGTGAAAGCCAGTTAATGATGTCACAGAGAATTGAACACCTATGACATGATGAAACCAGACCAGTAGTAGTCTACTAGTAGCACTCCTATACCTGTGAAGATTTTTACATGAAACTTACCATGTTACAGTTCAGTAGCAGGGTGGATGCACAGGGAATTTACAGCTTGTTTTTGTAATTTTGGTCTTTTGTTTTTTCTATCAGTTGGTCGACATGGCTATTGTCATAGGTTTGCAACGCTGACGGCCGAACTAACTGTTAGCTCCCGATCGTTTTCCGTGAACAGGAGTGACAAGATTTGCGTCGTACCCGCAAATCTTCTCCCCGACGTCCATGGCGGAGCCCAAGTGGCCCGGCGGCATCGCCGTGAAGACGGAGGCCGACGCGTTCCACGAGCAGTACTACTCCTTCAGCGGCGCCGCCTCCCTCTTCCACCACGGCAAGCCGGAGAGGAAGCACTTCCCCTTCCtgaccgacggcggcggcgaggccgcGTTCGGCTGCCAGCCGCCGGCCTTCACCATCACCCCTTCCTcggagagcagcagcaacagcagccggCACAGCAACGGCAAGACCACCATGTTCGCCCACGACGGGGGCCCGGACCACAACTGTGCTCTCTCTCTTCTGTCAGACAGCCCGGCGCCGGCGCACATCATGGTCCCCGCGGAGGCGCATcatctcggcggcggcggcgtgacgatacagtacggcggtggaggcggcggcaagGTGGCGCGGCTGTCCAGCAACGGCGACGTCTCGCTCACCGGGCTGTCTTACGTGAGCCTGGGAGACAAGGGCGCGGCCATGTTGCACGCGTCTAACAGATCACAGCACGCCGCTGCTACCGCTACCACTGCCGTCACTACCAGCACAGCGGCGGCTCCGGCTGCATCCCAGCTCCAGCAGCAGTACCATGGATACTACCACCACCAACACCAAGTGAGCGCCGATCAGGGGAACCACCCGGACGCAGGTGGGATGCACGCCCTACCCTTCTCGTCATGGTAGTCGTCTCATCAGTCAGACTCAGATCCTAGGCAGTTGGTGTTGGTTATCAATCATCAAATATGTCCAATGATAGTGTTAGCCCTGATGATCCGCATGAAATCACCCAAGATATGTCCATTTTGCAACTTCTCTTGATACTCCTAACTTATGGAAATTCCCCCTGCTTATGATTCAGAATTGGACTACGACGATTCTATTTTGTTGTATCGGTTGGTTTGTTCATTTTGGCCTTCGTGCACTTGGCTTGGTAGGGTTACACCAGCAGAAAGTACAGGGGGTTTGAACTGTACTCGACAGTGGAATTGGCATAAAAATATTCAGGTAGTTGATTATTCTAATCACGCGTCTGCCTGTTTCTCACATGTTGTGCATCAGAAGAGATATTGTTCAGGAACAGTAGTTAGATTATCCAGGATTATGGGCCACTTCCATAGCCTGGTTCTAGCTAGGCGCATATGTTTTCAGAATTCAGATAGCGACACTCTATCTTGTGGAACTGTGCTTGTTTGCAAGTACTCTTTGTCAAAAATTAAACAGTAAAGTTCATGTTGAAGATGTCGCGAATGGGAGTCCACATAATTCGTTTTAATTCCATGTTCTAGGGAGAGTGATTGTTTGAGGATATAGGAGGTACCATATTGACAGGTAACCAAACAAGCCAAAGCTACTGCCGGGTAAATAAAGCTGTAGTTTTATCATACTGCATGACGATAATAGTTATCAGTTCAAAAACTGTGGCTGAACAGATCTTATTGGTGTAAGCTTATGCTCCATTGCGCAAATTGTTGTAAGGGTGTGGCTAAATCTCAAGTCTCGGTCAAGTGACAAAATATATTAAACGgaagaaagaaaaaattaaaagaagatTTTGCACAGATCTCAATGTAAGATCTCATGAATAAAGCATCGACTGAGACTTTGTTAAGTCTCAATTAACTGTGTTTTGACATTCCCATTATTGTAAATGTAAAGATACTGAAATCTTTACCAGTAACCTATATGTTGTAGTACATCCTATCTATGTTAATTGTTGTTGATCTATATAGACTTGTACTAAATCAATGATAATTAATATGGATTGGAGAGAGTAAAATTTTAGGAGGGAACCATATAGATTGTAGCCGGCTAACTCAGAAGTGCTTCAGCCAATGTGGCGGAGTTCGATGCCGACCAGACGACTATTTATTTACAGCCTAAAGCAGAATATGATGAAATTATTTGAaatacttattattattattattattattattattattattattattattattattattattaaacaACAACTTTTAAGAAGTTCGCAATGTCCAGAAATAAAACTGAAGTGTCAACCAAGTCAGCGGAGTTTGATGCCAACTAGACAACTTCTCATTTACAGTctgaataaaacaaaaaaaatgtttgaAATATTTATTATTATTTCGAAACAACAATTTTTAAAGAGGTTCGCAACGTCCAACAATAAAATAGAAATGTGAAACATTTTGAAGCTAAACGGATCTTATTTGTGTAAGCTTATGCTTCATTGCAAAAATTGTTGTAAATGTGAAGAAACTGAAATCTTCACCAGTGACCTATATACATAAGATATCCTAACTTTTTTTGTGAATCgactgtatgtagttcatattgaaatatttGTTGCTTATTTGATTATTTGATATGTTTGTTGCTTATTGAAATATCCTATCTTGATATGTTTGTTGCTTATTTGATTATTTCAgtatgtatgtagttcatattgaaatattcaaaatatcttatatttgTAAACAGTGGGAGTAACATTTAAGGAGGGAACCCTGCAATTTGGAGCAAATTAAATTAGTGGTGCTTTGACCAAGCAGGTGGAGGTTGTTGCCAACTTATTTACAGCCTGAAGAAAGACAAGATGAAATGATTGCAAACTGTTCTCATTATTATTTTGAAAGGACACTTGTAAAGAGGTTTTCGACATCCAAAAAGGAAGTAAAATATAAAAAAGTTTTAAAGATGATCCCAACTATTATGAATCGTTCAttatttttcatccaatgacctCGATCGAATGTGATGACCTATTACCTTCCACAGATCAATAGATCACCCATGAGGTAATTGGCCATATTTGGTAAATTTTAGCAAAAAAGTTATAGAAAATATTAATAACACATAGTGCACGATTGACTAAAGGAAATTATTGCATTCCTAGTTAATATGATTGAATTCATTAAATGTTGCACTTTATATCTGGGAATATTGTGAGTTCATAGAAAATATGAATTCTTTTattcttcccataatataagaacgtttttaaaaCACTTTTTAAACACAGTACAAAACACTTATATGATAATGTACAATGGTGAACTTCAtgaataaagagcatgtaaataaataCACTTCTCATTTTACAAATTTTCTTTATTCTGTATTTGATATGAATTATGCCTAAATTGTTTttaaaattccaaaaattaaaTCAGGATCTACctttgaaatttcctctatatttGTTATAATTCATGGCAAGTAGTAAATAAACTTGAAATTGAAAGATCTTGACAAAAACCCAAAATATTTTCGGTTCTTATCGGCACATAAAATGTGACAATGTGTTATTCTATAAAcattcaaatatctttttttcctgTGTATCTCTCTCTTGGTCGAATTGGTGAGAgtttttttttttgggggggggggggtctcttcTATATATACGCCTTCCATTCCTTTATGTAAGCCGTATTATTTTCTGTACGatgaccaaggcacataattattCATAATTTAGAATGAAATTAACCTTGGCTAAATTGTTGCTCCAAGCAAATCATTTAGGCTTGAAAAGGAAGAGACACACGTAACTAGAAGAGAGATATTTTTTCTCTACAATGAGACACACACACAATTGGGGGAGAGATACTTTTCTATTTCTTTAGGGCTAAAGACATAATTACGAGGAATTAGAAAAAAAATGCACCCTACACTGAAATTTTATAAAAAAAGCAAATGCACCTTATAAaaagggatggagggagtactacttgaAAATAAGTAGCGTTTGTTTTCCTACTAGGCACAACTGCTCGTCAACCGGTTCCCCCCTCCCACCACATCCCTTCACTGATTTTTTTCATTCAGACGGTTTTTTGCCACCACATCAAATATGACTGTATCTTCACGGTACACTGCACAATCacattaatttacttaccaaactgcATCACGTTAATATGAGcattatttgataaaaaatatATTAACGCAATCGCATTGATATGAGCAGGTAAATCACATGCATtatttgataaacatttatttataCAATTGCAATAATATGGGCAAGTAAATCATGAGATAACATACTTAAATATTTATACCCCGTTACAACGCACGGTCATTATCCTAGTATATATATTAACAAACATACTTAAGTGTGAACTACATATGGACTGAAATATATTTGCACATGTTAATTACTTGGGCCTACTATTTAATAAAATCAACAGCTCATATCTTTTGTGTGCTCTTAACTCTTGTGAGGTAAGAGGGGCCATGTTAAAACTGCTCATAAAAACCATCTGCAAAAAA is from Triticum aestivum cultivar Chinese Spring chromosome 3A, IWGSC CS RefSeq v2.1, whole genome shotgun sequence and encodes:
- the LOC123063124 gene encoding squamosa promoter-binding-like protein 2, producing the protein MDSWEHKMPSWDLSTVVAPSGGGGGGGGGALDLKLGAPTSWRPVPAAAVASVQQQQQPPPPSAAPAPAKRARAGQGQQTVPPCSVEGCTADLSRCREYHRRHKVCEAHSKTPVVAVAGQQQRFCQQCSRFHLLGEFDEVKRSCRKRLDGHNRRRRKPQPDPLNPAGLFANHHGVTRFASYPQIFSPTSMAEPKWPGGIAVKTEADAFHEQYYSFSGAASLFHHGKPERKHFPFLTDGGGEAAFGCQPPAFTITPSSESSSNSSRHSNGKTTMFAHDGGPDHNCALSLLSDSPAPAHIMVPAEAHHLGGGGVTIQYGGGGGGKVARLSSNGDVSLTGLSYVSLGDKGAAMLHASNRSQHAAATATTAVTTSTAAAPAASQLQQQYHGYYHHQHQVSADQGNHPDAGGMHALPFSSW